The Kryptolebias marmoratus isolate JLee-2015 linkage group LG1, ASM164957v2, whole genome shotgun sequence sequence TGAGGAAGCGATGAAAACAAACTCCAGGAAGAACTTATCTGATCGTTAGCCTGTTTTGGAgcaggctgactccaaatcaAATGTCAACTTTTGTACCTCTGCTTTTATAAAATCAAGTTAGGTTGAGTTAGGTCTTTCCCTTAGATTTAGTGAAATAGTCCCCTCTTCGTTATTAGCCTCATCTGTCCCTGGTCAGCCCTGAATGCAcccaaataagtaaaaaaaaaaaaaaaaaaaaatcaaaccttgTTCAGCTCTTGTATGAATCATTTGTGTGTAAAAGTGAACTCTAGTAGCTAACAGCTCTGACAGTGACAGGACAGCGTTTTTGCTGCTCTTCACGATGACAAAGACAAAGCTGAATATATAAAAATTGGGTGTACAGCGTTGTGTTTGACGAAGCAAAAACTGCAAAGTCAGACGAACCGAAACGTAACAACAGAGCTGCTGGCAGGAAGAATGAAAGGAAGTGTTAGCCCAAAACCTAAACCAGCACAGAACGAGTATTTCATTTGATAATTACCTGGACAGCTCGTGTAAAAAACAGTCCAGCACCGGAAGCTAATTTCTTCACGTTGAAATCCATTTCGTTTGTATTTAAAAGTAATACAAGCTACTGGTGTTACGCTCGTGACAGCTTCCAACTGCAGCAGCTAAAAATTAATGGCCAAAATGTCACGTGATGTCTTTGACGCTATCACACTGGACGTTGCTTCTTGTTACGTCAAACACACGATTCTACCAAATAACccactttttaaattatgggttaaatatttataaacacGCTACTTTTCTTCTCGTATTCACTGCTGGTTAGAACTTCTCATCACAATGTGAAAATTCAGAACTGCTTCTTGTTTTCATCTGACGGCACGTCGTCTGACATATCTTCCTGATTCATCCAGCTGTTTCTATTCTTTATTAGTTTACTGTGGTCCCTGAACGCAGCACCATGACCACTGATGACGTAAGGACGCATGGCGTTGATTTGGAGCTGGAACACATGTGAGGTTTGTTGataatgtttagttttgtggATTACCGGTGTTATTTCAAATGAACAGTGAATTTTCTGAACTGAAATGGTGTCGTGTCTTCACAGACTATCTCGCTAGATATTGCACGAGATAAGTTTAGCATTCTTGTTAATGCGCGAACTATTTGTTAGCATATTAGCTGATGATAAGAGTTAGCTTCAAATCTTAACATACGTTTGCGGTAGTATACAGTTGCTTTTGAACTTGGAGCGTGACAGGATGTGTTATTTTGCAATTGTAGCATCGGTACGGTAACGTTATGCAGAACAGGTGGACACGATGAAGTCGAGGACCCGCAGTCTTCAGGTGTTTGACACGGAGTTGAGTGCGGACACTGTCGAGTGGTGTCCTGTTGCTTCTAACCACAATGTCCTGGCCTGTGGGACATATCAGCTTCACAAAGAGGTAAGATTACAAACAAGCATTTATCCTGTTATCTGTCGTACGAAACAAATAATCGCTGTCGCGGGTTTTGGTGTTACTTCAGGGGCGCTCCCAGGAAGTTTTCAGAGGGGGACACACAGATAATGCTGGTGTGgggttcacaaaaaaacaaaagcctatCAGAATAAATGTGTGTAGTTCTTATTTACATGCACCAACTACAGCTGCACTCCACAAATCGAACAAAGAAGTCCAGCGTTCatgctaaaaacagtaaatgttcGTGCTTctgtatatttcttttttataattgCTTGGAAATGTTTGACAACAACTTGTAGTGTTTCTTGAAGATATTCATGAATCACAGGCCCATAGAGGTGTGGTGGCAAGTGTGGACACCTGATTATGTGATTAAATAGGGAAGCAAAAGAAgggtgtgtaaaaaaaaaaaaaaaaaaaaaatttaacatgaggagaaaacaaacaaacaaaaaaaagtaactgcAGACATTCAGTCAACTTCAGGTAGCCTATGCCAAAGTCTAAATGGATTCATTTTTAGTACCTAAAGCTATAGTGAGTGTGGGGACAGAGTCTGAGCCAAGCAAATAAAGAAGGAAGTATCACCATGATtatttaaagcaggggtggccaatcctggtcctggagggccactatcctgcatgttttccttgtttctctgctccaacacacctgattcagtggtttaatgacctcttcatgttctgcagaagcctgttaatcacccattgattcaaatcaggtgtgttgaagcagagaaacaagtaaaatatgcaggatagtggccctccaggaccaggattggccacccctgatttaaagtttgtattttcatGGACTAGATCTGAAGATGCTCCACTACCACAGTGTGTTATCTGCCAAGAGCTGCTAACTAATGACACTATGAGACCATGTCGACTCCGGTGTCATATTGAGACCAAACACCTAAGTTTGGTGATCAAGCCCTGGGAGTTTTTTTGACAGGGGGCTTAATAAACTGCGGTCACAGCAGAAAGTAAGTCATCTTTTAGCACTTTAAATGACAAGGCAACTGAAGCATCAAATCATAAGGCATAGCTAAAGCAGGTAAATCTCACAACATCTGTGAAACATTAATCTTACCTGCTGCTACAGACATGTTCAGTGATGATGGAAGAAGCTTATGCTGCTAAGATGAAGCCCGTATATTatacatattattattattattattattattattatgtctgATAACACCATCCAGCGCTGCATTTCCAACTTGGCATCAGATTTGAAGGAACAGGTGTCGGTTGCTGTTCCTGACAGCCCTGTCTTCTCTTCTCAGCTGGACGAGTCGACCGATGTTGCTAACTGTGCTGAATTAATGGTGTATGTGTGCTCTATTAAGAGCAGCCGGCAGAGAAAATCAGTCACAGGGTGGAAAGTCGAGGTTGgcggatcttaatgaaacttttcacacatgcatatttaggtataaaatggcacatcccaaagtattttcaaaaatattactATTTAAAGCGGCACTCAGGGGTAAATGGGAGGCTTGGATGACTAGTGGGGATAAATCCTTCACAAAAACTGTCCGAATGCGAAGAGCATCATTTTCTGAGGACTGTCAGTGGATCCTAACAGCGTGGAGCAGAGTGAATGAATCCACCATCATTAATGGCTTCCAAAAGGCTGGACTGCTGTTTGATCAGCACTTTTACTATGTTACTGGCACTGTTTGGAAACTAATCAGGTCAGTTATGTTCAGTTAAAGCTCAACTTGgcaactttttcttcttttcccctCTTGAAAACCAACAGCGGCGGAGATATCAGCGGCTTATAGCCCTGTGCGGCTTCTATATGTACGTTtccagttcttttttaaaactttgtgggTGCGCTCtatagaccggaaaatacggtatgtaAATCATCAAAAGTCAACACTTGAAAAAGACTATTTGAGGTGTGTTTTAATTTCTAATCAAGTGCGATGTCCTGTTCGTTTACATAGAGGCCACAGGACTTGAACCAGccgacagggaagctggtctagttccagcttcaacttctgggttccTATCCAGGGTTTACTACATTAAGAAGACTTTGTGTATGTAGCTGAGTTGAACTTAACCAGCTCAAAGCTGAGGAAGGCAGGTGGAaaatgtaacaattatttttattataaattttcTACAACACCAATTCCAATGAATTTGGGacgttgttttaaacaaataaaaacagaataccatgatttgcaaatcttttttaacctatattaaattaaatacactACACAGACAAGATAGTTAATATTCAAAtggataaactttgtttttttttgcaaatattcactcaatttgaatttgatgcctgcaacatgttccaaaaaagctgggacagagACAACAACAGACTGGGAAAGTTGAGGAATGCTCAAAAAACATGTGCAGGTGAACAGGTTcattggaaacaggtgagtgtcatGATTGAGTGTGAAAAGACCGAAAGGCTCAGTCGTTCACAAGCAAGGATGGGGCGATgttcaccactttgtgaacaACTGCGTGAGCAAATAGTCCAACAGTTTAAGAACATTTCTCAACGTACAATTATAAGGAATTTCGGGATTTTATCATcatacagttcataatatcaaaaGGTTCAGAGAATCTGGAATAAACATATAAATTCTTGAACTCTTGTAAGGAAATTATATAGtagaaccaaaaataaaattagataaCCCAGTTGGAACAAATTttcaaaagtttacatttttttgaacatACAATTTTAGAGCTAACTTGTCATGAAATTAATAGTCATGCTGATGTCTGTTGCTTGTCATCCTAATAATGCTGCAGGTTGGGGAAGAAGATGCTGCCCCCAGCCGTACTGGACGTCTTTACCTTTTTGAATTTTGTCAAGAGGAACCGTTGAGGCCTCCTCTCACTGAACTACAGCGCACAGACACAGCAGCGATTTTAGATTTGAAATGGTGAGAAATCAGGTTTGACTAGTGTGGCTGTAGAAGTCACCATTTCCTTCCCCTTTTTGTCAAGTTGTTTTTGCTTATCTTCAGGTGCCACATTCCCATGGCAGAGAAGCCGGTTCTGGGAATGGCTGCTGCTacaggagagctgcagatgttcacaTTGTCAGACAGTCAGGTGAGAAACGTGGCTTCAGAGGAATCACAACTGTAGGCTTTTGGATAACCTTTGGGTAAGGTCTCTCAGAAACAGAGGGTTTAGTGAGGAGGAGATCAGTTCACCACTGGAGAGTATGGAGTTCCAGGCTTTAAGCTGCTTTAAGTTATGTTGCTAAAAGGAAAAACGGTTCATAAAAGATGGTTTAGACTAGTTTGGATGGTCATAGCAAACTCTATaattagtttctgtaaaacatgcCCACCTGTGAGATGGACTGACTACAACATCAGGCATTAaccagagaaacatccaggaggcaaAGATAATCCTGATGAAGAGACTGGATGATCTGTCCACAAGACCACTAGAatctggagctgcagctgattacTGCAGAGTGATTACTGGAGCTGCATAAGGATcatacaggaaaaaaagtctACAAAGTTTTCAGAATACCAAATATCTTCGCAGCAGACTCTGTCTACCCTTGTCTGTCCTTACCAATATCTAACCTTTCACACTACAGTCCTGCAGTATTGACACAAATACGAGCAGTTCCTGAACTCACCATTGGTCATTTACAGACGGACCAATCAAGAACTTGCTTACATGCTCAAAGCCATGATGGAACTTCCAGAGTGACAGCAGCTCCACATCTGGGTACTCAGGCTTTTTGGGTGAAAACGCCACCTCCACTTCGACTAGCAGTGCATCCATATTATGGCATATTTGCTAAggaaacaacttttaaaatactACAGTattgttttgaagcttttatgTGCCCAAATAATATGACCTGTTAGGCAGGTTATTATTTAATGTCACCAGAAGtatttacaaccccaattctgaaaaagttgagacattgtgtaaattgtaaatgaaaaatacaatttgcaaatcttataaacccatattttattcacaatggaacatggcaaacattaaatgtttaaactaagaaattgtaccgtttttagaaaaaataaggtaacttttttaatttcatagtAGCAACAGATTTaagaaatgaattaaaagtAAGCgatatgaataagaaacagctgaaggagaatGTTGGTtcattggcaacaggtcagtcagaggactgggtgtaaaaagagcattttagagaggctgaatctgtcagaagtgaAGATGGGTAGAGGCTCAGCAGTCTGTGgaaaactgtggctaaaaatagtggaacaatttcagaataatgttccttaatggaaaattgggaagatattgaatatcccatcatctacagttcatattATCATCAAACGATTTGAAGAATCTGAAGTCTGAAAGTCAATATCGGAGCCCCGTGACCTTCAGGCCCTCTGGCGACAGCTCGGATTGTGTTATGGGCATCAGTGCATGGGctcacaaatcattgtctgtaaacacagtttactGTGACATCCACAAATGCTTATTTATGCCCTATCATTCGAAGAAAAGTCATAAGAAGAAACACCATCCTGAAACACTGCCGTCTtttctggaccaaagctcatatataatggactgaggcaaagtggaaaactgtccTGTGGTTTTGtggctttaaacaaaacaataataataataataataataataataataataatatgaacaattgtcaacattttaacGTATTTACTTGTTCTGTCTTGATGTTGTACAGGAGACATTGTAGTGCAGGATGTGTTCATTACAATGTTACAGTCTGCACTCGTGAATCTGTGTGTCCAATAGGAAGGTGGGCGCAGTCTGCAGGCTCTGTGCAGCTGCCAGGTTGGAGCAGAGCGACTCACTTTGTCGTTGGACTGGTCCACTGGAAGAATGGACAGGTACCAGAGTTCGAGCAGCTTTAAACAGTCTGTCAGATTCCCGGTAACAGAAATATCTGAGCTGgtgtgttttcagcagcagcgaCGTGCGGGTGACATGCAGTGACTCTGCAGGCTGCATCAGCGTCTTCTCTTTGGCTGAAGGCTCTCTGATGGCTCTGTCGCAGTGGAAGGCCCACGACTTCGAGGCTTGGATCACAGCCTTCTCCTACTGGGACACACAGCTGGTTTATTCTGGTAACAAAGCTCAGGGTTGTAATCTGTCAGTACAAAACTGGTAACgctttctttaaagtttaataattaacataattttatgattattataaaaaattaaGTGAAAGCTTAAATTGTTTCTCTTTACATACATGCATTATTAGTTTAATATACACTCTCTTAATTTCAACGTTTTAGGATATGATGAATTGTCTGATTGTCACCATGTTTGACAATTaattaaaattgtaaaagttGTCAGAGCATatgatttgaatttttgtttttaacacaatttctacatcattaaatgattgtttgggagTGAATGTAACTGAAACTAATCaagatttttgtaaaataaaatttaattagaaaacagcaaatattcctcactTTGGTTACAACTAAATTCAACCATCAATTGCAATCAGTTCTGGAAATTCTTCACAATTCATTTGCAgacttttatttctgcacagctctgtaAGGTAACACCACAGCATTTGAATCAGGTTAAGGAGTTTGGGCTTTAACTGGACCATTacaacaccttgattcttttctttttcagccattcgGTTGTggatttgttgctgtgtttgggGTCATTATTCTGTTAATCATGACTCAGTTTGGTCCgtgcttcagctgtcagacacatGGCCACCACCATGTTGACAGTTgctatgaggtgtttgtgctgatatgctgcgtttagttttctccaaacattcTGCATCTCGGGTTTGGTCTCAGTTGTTCAAAGAACATTGTTCCaaaagtcttgtggttcattcagatgtaactttacaaacctaagtCGTGATGTCGTACTTGTTTAGTCTTTTACTAAATGTCCTGTCATGATCTTTAACCTTTAACTTGCTAAGTGAGGCCAATAGAATCTGAGGTGGAGCTCTTGGGGTTTTTGTCAGTTCCTTAAgcattgcatggtctgaccttggggtgactGCTGTgacgtccactcctgggaagattggcagatgtcctaaatgttttccacttgtgaataatctttctctctgtagaatgatgaactccaaatagtttggaagTTAGCGTTAACCCTTCTCAGTTTGAAGGgtagcaacagttgcttctctgagCCCACTGTTGATGTCTTTAACACtcacctgtatgctccagaacaggaaacaaaacaaaactactgcTTTTATAGAACAAGTTATTGAATAACTGATGATCATCAGTAATCAGTACATTTGTTTAGCAGCACCTGGATCcatcttttacattttgatttagttaaataaataatgacatggttagtatgttgttgttgttctcctgAGATTTTATTAGCCTACTTTTACAAccttgtaatcttttttttacttatcaTGAATGTTTGTGAATTTCAGGTGGAGATGACTGCAAACTCAAAGGCTGGGATCTCAGAGCTGGTTCTTCACGCCCTGTTTTTATCAGTAAAAGGTAGTAAGAGGACCTGAGTTGATGGGTCATCTATGATAAGAATTGTCATTTTTGACGAACTGCtggaaaatttgattttttttttcttctttttctcctaaAGTCACTCAATGGGTGTTTGCAGCATTCACAGCAATCCTCACCGTGAACACATCCTGGCTACAGGCAGGCAAGTATCCGCATGCTTGGTGAACAAATGTACTGTTGGCTGTTCTCATTCTGTTAGTCATTTTATCATGCTCCgatctttttcttctgcagctaCGATGAGCGGGTTTTGCTGTGGGATAGCAGGAACATGAAGCAGCCCCTTAGAGAGACTCCAGTGGGTGGTGGGGTGTGGAGGCTGAAGTGGCACCCAGACAATCAGTACCTGCTGCTAGCAGCCTGCATGCATAATGACTTCCATATTCTTCACTGCCAGGAGGCCTTAGGTTAGGAAAAACTGGACTCTTCCTCATTAAGCCTGGCTCACACTGTCATTTTTGCCCATCATAAACGACTGGTACATGTCACACTCTGCAAGCTGGAGATGATAAAATTTTGATTGTAACTTGTGTCACACTGTACAATGCAAGATTTAATAGATGTCGAACAGTTCCGACATTTTGCTGCAGGAGAACTGAGTATGTCAAAGATCCAACAAAAATCAGTCCAATAATTAAAGAAAGTTGGAGACATTgcaaatgctaaaattagcaacatggtagataaaagctaaaattggcaaaacagtagttaaacCCTATTATTAGCATAATGGTAGTTAAATGGcaaaactagcaaaacattatttaaaagctacaaataaaacaagtatgATAAAGTAGGAAACCAGTGTGAATACtgaggaagatgaagaaaaagagaGCCATGTGGACAGTCATGGCTGGGACAAAGATGTTAGTCACACTGAACAACTTTCTGATTCAAGCTCATCCAAAGAATGTcttacaattttcttttttctacttGCAACAAAAGATTTTATCTAAGATGGCTGAAAATCCAGCGTTTAGAATTCTCTTAATTTGTAGAATTTGATGATGGGAACAGActacattaaaggcctagcattccttgaaggatgcatatcacccgccacctttcctgtcagagtttttaactaagatcatcttatgatgagaaatgaggatattgtagtcattttggtacCATTGCACAAAA is a genomic window containing:
- the dph7 gene encoding diphthine methyltransferase isoform X2, giving the protein MKSRTRSLQVFDTELSADTVEWCPVASNHNVLACGTYQLHKEVGEEDAAPSRTGRLYLFEFCQEEPLRPPLTELQRTDTAAILDLKWCHIPMAEKPVLGMAAATGELQMFTLSDSQEGGRSLQALCSCQVGAERLTLSLDWSTGRMDSSDVRVTCSDSAGCISVFSLAEGSLMALSQWKAHDFEAWITAFSYWDTQLVYSGGDDCKLKGWDLRAGSSRPVFISKSHSMGVCSIHSNPHREHILATGSYDERVLLWDSRNMKQPLRETPVGGGVWRLKWHPDNQYLLLAACMHNDFHILHCQEALEGDGGSCPVLSSYILHNSLAYGADWSRLSLKGSAPQSPPTTDSKESLAESGGHLRIQYESPTASFDTSLEDDAGRYIPEETAAPSPSPAAGPAPYPDKDAPSLSCLLASCSFYDHMLHVWRWDWTPDETQQESDHC
- the dph7 gene encoding diphthine methyltransferase isoform X1; amino-acid sequence: MKSRTRSLQVFDTELSADTVEWCPVASNHNVLACGTYQLHKEVGEEDAAPSRTGRLYLFEFCQEEPLRPPLTELQRTDTAAILDLKWCHIPMAEKPVLGMAAATGELQMFTLSDSQEGGRSLQALCSCQVGAERLTLSLDWSTGRMDSSSDVRVTCSDSAGCISVFSLAEGSLMALSQWKAHDFEAWITAFSYWDTQLVYSGGDDCKLKGWDLRAGSSRPVFISKSHSMGVCSIHSNPHREHILATGSYDERVLLWDSRNMKQPLRETPVGGGVWRLKWHPDNQYLLLAACMHNDFHILHCQEALEGDGGSCPVLSSYILHNSLAYGADWSRLSLKGSAPQSPPTTDSKESLAESGGHLRIQYESPTASFDTSLEDDAGRYIPEETAAPSPSPAAGPAPYPDKDAPSLSCLLASCSFYDHMLHVWRWDWTPDETQQESDHC